Proteins encoded in a region of the candidate division KSB1 bacterium genome:
- the prmC gene encoding peptide chain release factor N(5)-glutamine methyltransferase, whose translation MILSSNTKNIVDLLNDSSKFLSEKGIENARLNAEQLLRHTLDMNRVDLYLNQDRSLTQTEMSAFKRCLKRRAAREPLQYILGEAEFMSLPFVVDENVLIPRPETEILVEKTIEMCNEKFASKDRIEILEFGTGSGCISVSLAKYLENARITSLDISRDALKVAEKNAGLNGVDDRIQFINQDCTSSKIANYFPDKFDVLVSNPPYVSPTDFEDLPEEIKKYEPAVALSDNRDGLSFYRKIAELSPELIKISGFLMLELGLGQAVAVKEIFVKTSFNNINIFQDLNEIDRILFCEYE comes from the coding sequence ATGATTCTATCTTCAAATACAAAAAATATCGTTGACCTTTTAAACGACAGCTCCAAATTTTTGTCCGAAAAAGGAATTGAAAACGCGAGGTTGAATGCCGAGCAATTATTGCGGCACACCTTGGATATGAATCGTGTTGATCTCTACTTGAACCAGGATCGTTCTTTGACTCAGACCGAAATGTCTGCGTTCAAGCGCTGCTTAAAAAGGCGAGCTGCCCGGGAACCTTTGCAGTACATTCTTGGCGAAGCTGAGTTCATGTCATTACCGTTTGTTGTGGATGAGAACGTGTTGATTCCGCGTCCGGAGACGGAAATTCTGGTGGAAAAAACCATTGAAATGTGCAACGAGAAATTCGCCTCAAAAGACCGGATTGAGATTCTGGAATTTGGCACCGGCTCGGGGTGTATTTCAGTAAGTTTAGCGAAATATTTGGAGAATGCCCGAATAACTTCTTTAGATATATCAAGGGACGCTCTTAAAGTTGCTGAAAAAAATGCCGGCTTAAATGGCGTTGATGACCGGATACAGTTCATAAATCAAGATTGCACTTCATCAAAAATTGCAAACTATTTTCCTGACAAATTTGACGTACTGGTTTCAAATCCACCGTATGTTTCCCCAACAGATTTTGAAGACTTGCCCGAAGAAATCAAAAAGTATGAGCCCGCAGTTGCCCTCAGCGACAACCGGGATGGCTTAAGCTTTTATCGCAAAATTGCTGAGCTTTCACCCGAGCTAATTAAAATATCCGGATTCTTAATGCTTGAGCTTGGTTTAGGCCAGGCGGTGGCAGTAAAAGAAATTTTCGTAAAAACCAGCTTCAATAATATAAATATTTTTCAAGATCTGAACGAAATAGATCGAATCTTATTTTGTGAGTATGAATAA
- the prfA gene encoding peptide chain release factor 1, giving the protein MLEQLEKIDKRYQELCDLLMDPNVTQDPAKYKDVAKEKSGLDKTIEKYHEYKKVLTTLEEGESVLKDDSDEELRELAELELEELKPKKIDLEEELKVLLLPKDPRDKKNVIVEVRAGTGGDEAGLFAGDLYRMYSRFAERIGWKIEVLSSNPQGVGGFKEIIFMMNGENVYGVMKYESGVHRVQRVPKTETNGRIHTSAASVVVLPEAEEVEISIDPNELKIDVYRSSGPGGQSVNTTDSAVRITHIPTGMVVTCQDEKSQHKNRAKALKVLKARLLEKKQREEQAKLTESRRSMISSGDRSAKVRTYNFPQSRLTDHRIGLTLYRLDEVLDGDIKEIIDQLRLADQAELLKKAG; this is encoded by the coding sequence ATGTTAGAACAATTGGAAAAAATTGATAAGCGCTATCAAGAGCTGTGTGATCTCTTAATGGACCCAAATGTCACTCAGGACCCTGCCAAATACAAAGATGTCGCAAAAGAGAAGAGCGGCCTGGACAAAACCATAGAAAAATACCACGAGTATAAAAAGGTTTTGACCACCTTAGAGGAGGGCGAATCTGTTCTCAAGGATGATAGCGATGAAGAGCTCCGCGAACTCGCCGAACTCGAGCTTGAAGAACTGAAACCGAAGAAGATTGATCTCGAAGAGGAACTAAAAGTTTTGTTGCTTCCCAAAGATCCCCGGGATAAAAAAAATGTAATCGTTGAGGTTAGAGCCGGAACCGGCGGCGACGAGGCCGGGCTTTTTGCCGGTGATCTCTATCGAATGTACAGCCGGTTTGCGGAAAGAATAGGCTGGAAAATAGAAGTGCTAAGTTCGAATCCGCAGGGCGTCGGAGGCTTTAAGGAAATTATTTTTATGATGAACGGGGAAAATGTTTACGGCGTCATGAAGTATGAAAGCGGGGTGCATCGTGTGCAAAGGGTGCCGAAAACCGAGACAAACGGTAGAATCCATACTTCGGCGGCATCTGTCGTGGTGTTGCCCGAAGCTGAAGAAGTTGAGATTTCAATCGACCCCAACGAATTGAAAATAGACGTTTACCGTTCCTCAGGACCCGGCGGCCAAAGCGTTAATACCACTGACTCCGCCGTTCGAATTACCCACATTCCAACCGGAATGGTGGTGACCTGCCAGGACGAAAAATCCCAGCATAAAAACCGGGCCAAAGCCCTGAAAGTTCTCAAAGCGAGATTGCTGGAAAAGAAACAGCGTGAGGAGCAGGCGAAATTAACCGAGAGTCGCCGATCCATGATCAGTTCCGGCGATCGCAGCGCCAAAGTGAGAACCTACAATTTTCCGCAAAGCAGGCTTACCGATCACCGGATTGGCTTAACCCTCTACCGACTCGACGAAGTACTTGACGGCGACATTAAGGAGATCATCGACCAACTCCGTCTCGCAGATCAGGCCGAATTGTTGAAAAAGGCCGGTTAG
- a CDS encoding DUF1385 domain-containing protein, with amino-acid sequence MKEQAIQVGGQAVIEGVMMRSAQTVSVAVRRQDGSILVRKKPFVSFIKRFKILSFPILRGSVVLIESLVLGVKALTFSGDVAVADEKKKEPKNNHKDAAPPAKKGWLASVWLGLTVLFSFGVGLVIFFYVPLILTELLGAESGFMFNLVDGFLRLAIFLLYLGAITLMKDIRRIFEYHGAEHKSIFAFENKKDLTPAAAKPLSRFHPRCGTSFLFIVMVVSIFVFMFLGKPVDLGDRLLRLAFMPLIGGISYELIRLSDVGVKKSFWRPFIVPGMWLQRLTTKEPDESQLEVAIVALKCALGLSISEHPNVVVEGEEKMQLESVQ; translated from the coding sequence ATGAAAGAGCAAGCAATTCAAGTTGGTGGACAAGCGGTGATTGAAGGCGTCATGATGAGATCGGCACAAACTGTTTCTGTGGCAGTCCGCCGCCAGGACGGCAGTATTTTAGTGCGGAAAAAACCGTTTGTTTCTTTTATCAAACGCTTTAAAATTCTATCTTTCCCGATCCTGAGAGGCTCGGTTGTGCTGATTGAGTCTCTGGTTTTGGGAGTTAAAGCTTTGACTTTTTCAGGCGATGTTGCCGTGGCAGACGAGAAGAAAAAGGAACCCAAAAACAACCACAAAGACGCCGCCCCCCCGGCAAAGAAAGGTTGGCTGGCGAGTGTGTGGCTGGGACTCACTGTCCTGTTCTCATTTGGAGTCGGTTTGGTTATTTTCTTTTATGTGCCCCTGATTTTAACAGAATTACTGGGAGCCGAAAGCGGATTCATGTTTAACCTGGTTGACGGTTTTCTGCGCCTGGCGATTTTTCTTCTCTATCTCGGTGCGATAACATTGATGAAAGACATCCGCCGCATTTTTGAATATCACGGGGCCGAGCACAAGAGCATTTTTGCATTTGAAAACAAAAAGGATCTCACACCGGCTGCGGCAAAACCACTTTCGCGCTTTCATCCCCGTTGCGGCACCAGTTTCTTATTCATCGTGATGGTGGTCAGCATTTTTGTGTTTATGTTTTTAGGAAAACCGGTAGACCTGGGTGATAGATTGTTGCGCCTGGCTTTTATGCCGCTCATCGGCGGCATTTCATACGAACTTATTCGACTGTCGGATGTCGGCGTAAAGAAAAGTTTTTGGCGGCCGTTCATTGTACCGGGAATGTGGCTGCAAAGACTGACTACAAAAGAACCTGATGAAAGCCAATTGGAAGTTGCCATTGTAGCTCTGAAATGCGCTCTTGGTTTAAGCATCTCGGAACACCCGAACGTGGTCGTCGAAGGCGAAGAAAAAATGCAGTTGGAAAGCGTTCAGTAA
- the rpmE gene encoding 50S ribosomal protein L31, with the protein MKPDIHPEYKVGTVTCACGSSFQVRSTVGDMNVEICSACHPFFTGKQKLVDSAGRVEKFMRKYGMADKKAAQAKAEEVKAVEAKAAKEKAAAEKAAVEEKAAEAKDVNAKAEPKVETKAEEKAEPVVTESQTEKIEDKEAVTNS; encoded by the coding sequence GTGAAACCTGATATTCATCCGGAATATAAAGTTGGCACGGTAACCTGCGCGTGCGGAAGCTCATTTCAAGTTCGATCAACCGTCGGTGATATGAATGTTGAAATCTGTTCGGCCTGCCACCCGTTTTTTACCGGTAAACAAAAATTAGTTGATTCGGCCGGCCGTGTTGAGAAGTTTATGAGAAAATACGGTATGGCGGATAAAAAAGCTGCCCAGGCGAAAGCAGAAGAGGTAAAGGCAGTTGAAGCAAAAGCCGCAAAAGAAAAAGCAGCGGCGGAAAAAGCAGCCGTGGAGGAAAAAGCAGCCGAAGCCAAAGATGTAAATGCAAAAGCTGAACCTAAAGTAGAAACAAAGGCTGAGGAAAAAGCCGAACCCGTTGTAACCGAAAGCCAAACTGAAAAGATCGAAGACAAAGAAGCTGTGACCAACTCATAG
- the rho gene encoding transcription termination factor Rho: MEIVELKTLKISELTKMAQTLKVSGATGLKKQELIFRILEEQTKQEGLIFAEGVLEVLPDGYGFLRSPDYNYLPGPDDIYVSPSQIKRFGLRTGDTVSGQIRPPKESERFFALLKVEAVNFENPEEAKKKILFDNLTPLYPDEKIDLEHKPNDFSSRIMDMLTPIGKGQRGLIVAQPKTGKTILLQKIANAVTDNHPEIKMIVLLIDERPEEVTDMQRSVKAEVISSTFDEPPDRHVQVADMVLRKAKRLVEYGQNVVILLDSITRLARAHNAVVPHSGKILSGGLDATALERPKRFFGAARNIEEGGSLTIIATALIDTGSRMDEVIFEEFKGTGNMELQLDRRISDRRIFPAIDVNRSGTRKEELLLKDFEIKRVWILRKFLADLTSVEAMEFLLSRMQGTKTNKDFLESMNT; encoded by the coding sequence ATGGAGATCGTTGAATTAAAGACGTTAAAAATTTCTGAATTGACCAAGATGGCGCAAACCCTGAAAGTTTCTGGCGCCACTGGCCTTAAAAAACAAGAATTGATTTTTCGCATCCTGGAAGAACAAACCAAACAAGAGGGGTTGATTTTCGCTGAAGGCGTTCTTGAAGTGCTGCCCGATGGATATGGCTTTCTAAGATCACCGGACTACAACTATTTGCCGGGGCCGGATGATATTTATGTTTCCCCCTCTCAAATAAAACGTTTCGGATTAAGAACCGGGGATACTGTGTCAGGGCAAATTCGTCCACCAAAAGAAAGTGAACGATTTTTTGCGTTGCTTAAAGTTGAGGCGGTGAATTTTGAGAATCCTGAAGAGGCTAAAAAGAAAATCCTCTTCGATAACTTAACCCCGCTTTATCCAGATGAGAAAATTGATCTTGAGCATAAGCCTAACGACTTTTCTTCCCGGATCATGGACATGTTGACACCCATTGGTAAAGGTCAGCGCGGTTTAATTGTTGCCCAGCCGAAAACAGGAAAGACCATTCTGCTGCAGAAAATCGCAAATGCCGTAACTGACAATCACCCGGAAATCAAAATGATTGTTTTGCTAATCGATGAACGGCCCGAAGAAGTGACCGATATGCAGCGGTCGGTGAAAGCTGAGGTTATCAGTTCGACTTTTGACGAGCCGCCGGACCGTCACGTGCAGGTGGCTGATATGGTTTTAAGAAAAGCCAAGCGGCTGGTGGAGTACGGCCAGAATGTTGTGATTCTTTTAGACAGTATAACGAGGCTGGCGAGAGCCCACAATGCAGTTGTGCCGCACAGTGGAAAGATTCTTTCCGGGGGTCTGGATGCCACTGCGTTGGAACGTCCGAAGAGATTTTTCGGCGCCGCCAGAAATATTGAAGAAGGGGGCAGTTTGACGATCATCGCTACCGCACTCATCGATACCGGTAGCCGCATGGATGAAGTCATTTTCGAAGAGTTTAAAGGAACCGGCAACATGGAATTACAGCTTGACCGCCGTATATCTGATCGTAGAATTTTTCCGGCAATTGATGTTAACCGGTCAGGCACCAGAAAAGAAGAGCTGCTTTTAAAAGATTTTGAAATTAAGCGTGTTTGGATTCTGCGAAAATTCCTCGCGGATCTAACTTCTGTAGAAGCCATGGAATTTCTGCTTAGCAGAATGCAAGGGACTAAGACAAATAAGGATTTCTTAGAATCTATGAATACCTAA
- a CDS encoding bifunctional folylpolyglutamate synthase/dihydrofolate synthase has protein sequence MNETDTLKFLNNLQRFGWRFGLDNILRLLHGLGNPQTEFSSIHIAGTNGKGSTAAILESIYRHAGYKTGLFTSPHLVNINERIQINASPIPMGILISYVSKFREDIEEIGCTYFEALTALAFRYFADSDIDVALVEVGLGGRLDATNIISPVLSVITQIDLDHTEHLGKTLTEISTEKAQIIKSKVPCLSQSGNPEVSAVIRRHASERNSQFYTLREMCSVQTHRCSEDFSEFSLTFADEKFEDLKLELPGRYQINNAALAVAATKILVEQFSLKKEVIYSGLRNVKWPGRLQKLQDGPKVVVDVAHNTAAVKAVIEDLKSIYQFDRLIVLAGLLDDKDFPEISKIIASAAETIFVVTPTSERALDGKCLCEEFLKYSVQAVNCPDTETGFQKSINYANETDLICVLGSHYVVGELLHFYKKP, from the coding sequence ATGAACGAAACTGATACACTCAAGTTCTTAAACAATCTTCAGAGATTTGGCTGGCGGTTTGGACTTGACAATATCTTAAGATTATTACATGGGCTGGGAAATCCACAAACAGAATTTAGTAGTATTCACATCGCGGGTACAAATGGCAAAGGCTCGACTGCGGCAATTCTCGAATCAATTTATCGCCATGCCGGATACAAAACAGGTTTGTTTACTTCTCCGCATCTTGTAAATATTAACGAGAGAATTCAAATAAATGCCTCGCCAATTCCGATGGGAATACTAATTTCCTATGTCTCTAAATTTAGAGAAGATATTGAAGAAATTGGCTGTACGTATTTCGAGGCGCTGACGGCTTTGGCTTTTCGATATTTTGCGGATTCTGATATTGACGTTGCTTTGGTTGAAGTAGGCCTGGGCGGCCGGCTTGATGCAACAAACATAATTTCACCCGTTCTAAGTGTGATCACACAAATCGATTTGGATCATACCGAGCACTTGGGAAAAACCCTGACTGAAATTAGCACTGAAAAAGCACAAATTATTAAAAGCAAGGTGCCATGTTTGTCGCAATCCGGGAATCCGGAAGTGTCGGCTGTTATCAGAAGACATGCTTCTGAACGAAATTCACAATTCTACACCCTTCGTGAAATGTGTTCTGTTCAGACTCATCGATGCTCAGAAGATTTTTCAGAATTCAGTCTAACTTTTGCAGACGAAAAATTTGAGGATTTAAAACTGGAATTACCAGGGAGGTATCAAATAAACAACGCCGCCCTTGCCGTGGCTGCAACAAAAATTCTCGTTGAACAATTCAGTTTAAAGAAGGAAGTTATTTACTCCGGTTTACGAAATGTTAAGTGGCCCGGGCGTTTACAAAAACTTCAGGATGGTCCTAAGGTCGTTGTCGATGTTGCTCATAACACCGCCGCGGTGAAAGCCGTAATTGAAGATCTGAAAAGTATTTATCAATTTGATCGCTTGATTGTCCTTGCTGGTTTACTGGATGATAAAGATTTCCCGGAAATTTCTAAAATTATTGCATCTGCTGCCGAAACTATTTTTGTTGTAACTCCAACTTCAGAAAGAGCTCTCGACGGCAAATGTCTGTGTGAGGAATTCTTGAAATATTCTGTTCAAGCTGTTAACTGTCCGGATACGGAAACGGGTTTTCAAAAATCAATCAATTATGCAAACGAAACCGATTTGATTTGTGTTTTGGGTTCGCATTATGTAGTTGGAGAATTATTGCATTTTTATAAAAAACCTTGA